From Oxyura jamaicensis isolate SHBP4307 breed ruddy duck unplaced genomic scaffold, BPBGC_Ojam_1.0 oxyUn_random_OJ72960, whole genome shotgun sequence:
CTGGGGCACTGTCTGGCATCTTTAGCAGGGGCGGCACCTGCTGCCACAGTAGCGGCTGGAAATGCAGGAGAGGTCACAGCACCCAGAGGTGATGGGGACTCCGTCACAGCTGAGGATGCTGCCAACGGCAGCAGAGGTGGAGGATCCCACAGCGGTGTTCTGCGGGAAGGAGCTGAGGATGGGGCCGGGCAAGGTCACTACCACAGGAGAAGGCTGGATGACGATGGTGGAATTCTGGCACTGCCTGACGCAGGGCTCGTTGCAGCTGCTGGCCAGCGGGGTTGGGCCACAGGGCTGGCAcggcaggcagggctggcacttGTCATAGCAGGACATGTCTGGGGGCAGGAGGTTCACCTGggagagagggcagggaggaagcagaaaatgGGGATGCATGAGGAACAGCCTGTCACTGCACCAAGACAGAACCAAGGCACAGGCAGGGCTTTGAGTTggaggctgtgcagggatgTGCAAGGGCTTTTTGGCCTCATCCTGCCAGGGCCCAAAAAGAGCCACCAGAGCCTATTTGGCTACAGACTAGGCCCTAGTAAAGGCCCAGTCT
This genomic window contains:
- the LOC118160026 gene encoding feather keratin Cos1-2-like, which codes for MSCYDKCQPCLPCQPCGPTPLASSCNEPCVRQCQNSTIVIQPSPVVVTLPGPILSSFPQNTAVGSSTSAAVGSILSCDGVPITSGCCDLSCISSRYCGSRCRPC